The following are from one region of the Methanorbis furvi genome:
- a CDS encoding PH domain-containing protein, whose protein sequence is MAENEAGSSMPEDILNTFYSGENPLCVLQNLQDSGKQRKIIIVTDQRLMYFEENATGLYDDTLFAFARIDTVVYHEGKKVAELKITETDGVMLKVGWLTNEEAQRVLLTLQSAMNDLGTAAVSLDRKKSVFSGEEWTLKKPVDYLTKTVKNEAVPMKESYVAPILPKDACEDKEQELFEDISEEPATAEMDQQTVIECLKALRTLYDNCIITEEQYRKYRLPLLEKLDI, encoded by the coding sequence ATGGCTGAGAATGAAGCAGGCAGTTCGATGCCTGAGGATATCCTGAATACCTTTTACTCCGGGGAAAACCCGCTGTGCGTACTGCAGAATCTGCAGGACAGCGGAAAACAGCGAAAGATCATCATCGTGACCGACCAGCGGCTGATGTACTTTGAAGAGAATGCCACCGGCCTGTACGATGACACGCTGTTTGCATTCGCCCGCATCGACACGGTAGTCTATCACGAAGGAAAAAAAGTTGCCGAGCTGAAGATCACCGAAACCGACGGCGTGATGCTGAAGGTTGGCTGGCTCACCAATGAAGAAGCCCAGCGTGTCCTCCTGACGCTTCAGTCAGCGATGAACGACCTTGGAACAGCAGCAGTCTCACTCGACCGCAAGAAATCCGTCTTCTCCGGCGAAGAGTGGACACTGAAAAAACCGGTTGACTATCTGACCAAGACCGTGAAAAACGAAGCAGTGCCCATGAAGGAAAGCTACGTCGCGCCCATTCTTCCAAAGGATGCATGCGAAGACAAGGAACAGGAGCTCTTTGAAGATATCAGCGAAGAACCTGCAACGGCCGAGATGGATCAGCAGACCGTGATCGAATGCCTCAAAGCGCTTCGCACACTCTATGACAACTGCATCATCACCGAAGAGCAGTACCGCAAGTACCGGCTGCCGCTCTTAGAAAAACTCGATATCTAA
- a CDS encoding NADH-quinone oxidoreductase subunit L: protein MYQPELVAILILLLVPLLSAVLLAVLNRDNLRTGIVGIASAVIIATSLYLAWSALSGPVVIALEYAKQIGIWLFIVELVVALAIIVLSLKYRRMLPLVLGAVQLLLICIMELFYAESVNVSTTFVVNDFSAIMVLIIGIIGTLICVYALGYMKDYHHHQESVPERKAYFFAMLFVFLTAMFGIVLSNSLMWILCFWEVTTLCSFLLIGYSKTPEAVTNSFRAVWMNLVGGIAFTLAIISLLSIDHTGSALLSITDIIHYPDMAALTIPAALIAVAGLTKAAQMPFSSWLTGAMVAPTPVSALLHSSTMVKAGVYLLVVFAPIFSQTAVGTALAFIGLFTFVVTSALAISQSNAKKVLAYSTIANLGLITACAGIGTPMAVLAAVLLIIFHAVAKALLFMCVGAVEHRIDSRDIEDMDGLLVRLPLLATMMVVGICGMYLAPFGMLISKWTAVVAFLSAPFGWAFVIMLAFGSALTIFFWTKWLGKLFMRMNGPPAPATTLHVSEKIPVVVTGVLTVVCCLGFIAIIRQFIDPYLASIYAGYTDTVTVGLMDNLLMIGIMFVILAVLIAAAHAGSKAGRTLAPYLGGRGVDEAGRFRGSLGVYKEAKSANYYMPEYFGEEVLMNPSRIISTILIIIMFVLAFLGVMI, encoded by the coding sequence ATGTACCAGCCGGAACTCGTAGCCATCCTCATACTGCTGCTGGTTCCCCTGCTCTCCGCAGTCCTTCTTGCGGTATTGAACAGGGACAACCTCCGCACCGGTATCGTCGGCATTGCTTCGGCAGTTATTATCGCAACCTCGCTCTACCTCGCATGGTCAGCGCTATCGGGTCCGGTAGTAATTGCACTGGAATATGCAAAACAGATAGGTATCTGGCTCTTTATTGTTGAGCTCGTTGTTGCTCTTGCAATCATCGTCCTGTCCCTCAAATATCGCAGGATGCTTCCGCTTGTTCTCGGCGCAGTTCAGCTTCTCCTCATCTGTATCATGGAACTCTTCTATGCAGAATCCGTCAATGTCTCAACAACCTTTGTCGTCAACGACTTTTCCGCAATCATGGTGCTCATCATCGGCATCATCGGAACACTCATCTGCGTGTATGCGCTCGGCTACATGAAAGACTATCACCACCATCAGGAGAGCGTGCCGGAGCGCAAGGCCTACTTCTTTGCCATGCTGTTCGTGTTCCTGACAGCAATGTTTGGGATCGTTCTCTCGAACAGTCTGATGTGGATTCTCTGCTTCTGGGAGGTAACAACACTCTGCTCGTTCCTCTTAATCGGCTACTCGAAAACACCCGAAGCGGTCACCAACTCGTTTCGCGCAGTCTGGATGAACCTTGTCGGCGGGATTGCATTCACGCTCGCGATCATATCTCTCCTCAGTATCGATCATACCGGCTCTGCCCTTCTGAGCATCACCGACATCATTCATTATCCTGACATGGCGGCCCTGACCATCCCTGCCGCGCTGATTGCGGTTGCCGGTCTCACCAAAGCTGCCCAGATGCCGTTCTCCAGCTGGCTTACCGGAGCAATGGTTGCCCCGACTCCGGTCTCCGCACTTCTGCACTCGAGCACCATGGTCAAAGCAGGCGTGTATCTGCTGGTCGTCTTCGCCCCGATATTTTCCCAGACCGCTGTCGGCACCGCTCTTGCCTTCATCGGCCTGTTCACCTTTGTCGTGACATCAGCTCTTGCAATCTCGCAGAGCAATGCAAAGAAAGTTCTTGCCTACTCAACGATCGCAAACTTAGGTCTCATCACCGCATGTGCGGGTATTGGAACTCCGATGGCAGTGCTTGCAGCAGTTCTTCTGATCATCTTCCATGCGGTTGCAAAGGCGCTTCTCTTCATGTGCGTCGGAGCAGTTGAGCACAGAATCGACAGCCGCGACATCGAGGACATGGACGGCCTTCTGGTACGGCTCCCGCTTCTTGCAACCATGATGGTTGTCGGCATCTGCGGCATGTACCTCGCACCGTTCGGCATGCTGATCTCCAAGTGGACCGCAGTGGTCGCGTTCCTCTCCGCACCGTTCGGCTGGGCGTTTGTGATCATGCTTGCGTTCGGCAGCGCACTGACCATCTTCTTCTGGACGAAGTGGCTCGGCAAACTGTTCATGCGCATGAACGGCCCGCCAGCGCCTGCGACAACTCTGCATGTTTCAGAGAAAATTCCGGTTGTTGTTACTGGCGTTCTGACGGTAGTCTGCTGTCTTGGATTCATCGCTATCATCCGTCAGTTCATCGATCCCTACCTGGCCTCCATCTATGCAGGATATACGGACACGGTGACGGTAGGACTCATGGACAATCTTCTGATGATCGGCATCATGTTCGTGATCCTTGCGGTCCTGATCGCAGCAGCGCATGCAGGTTCAAAGGCCGGCAGAACACTTGCCCCATATCTTGGCGGGCGAGGCGTTGATGAGGCAGGCAGGTTCCGCGGTTCTCTTGGCGTCTACAAAGAGGCAAAGTCTGCGAACTACTATATGCCTGAGTACTTTGGTGAAGAGGTTCTGATGAATCCCTCGCGAATCATTTCAACGATTCTCATCATCATAATGTTTGTACTCGCGTTTCTGGGGGTGATGATATGA
- a CDS encoding NADH-quinone oxidoreductase subunit H, with protein MNIVMAAAGAVLFLILAPVLGGLISGVDRVLTARMQSRRGPPVLQPFYDISKLWHKERAFANPVEMILTSGYLILIAFSGAILFSGGDLLLVVFALALSHTFLILAAYAANAPYSTVGAERELIGVMVAEPILILLAAGFFIVTGSFFVSDIVSDPTSAIVYLPGVFLALFAVLTLKLRKSPFDIATSHHAHQELVKGVTSSLSGRTLAKVELAHWYETIILLAMMLLFFAANPVLGIIVVVICYFLEILMDNLFPRVTWKMTMKSLWTVTLILGAANIAVLGILGGVMV; from the coding sequence ATGAATATTGTAATGGCAGCGGCAGGTGCAGTCCTGTTTCTGATTCTTGCACCGGTTCTCGGCGGATTAATCTCCGGAGTTGACCGTGTGCTTACGGCACGCATGCAGAGCAGGCGGGGGCCTCCGGTTCTTCAGCCGTTCTATGACATCAGCAAGCTCTGGCACAAGGAACGTGCGTTCGCAAATCCGGTTGAGATGATCCTGACCAGCGGGTATCTGATTCTGATCGCTTTCTCAGGAGCAATTCTGTTCTCAGGCGGTGACCTCCTGCTCGTTGTGTTTGCGTTAGCGCTCTCACATACGTTCCTGATTCTTGCAGCATACGCAGCGAACGCTCCCTACTCTACCGTTGGTGCGGAACGCGAGCTGATCGGTGTGATGGTTGCAGAACCGATTCTGATTCTTCTTGCGGCAGGATTTTTCATCGTGACCGGCAGTTTCTTTGTCTCTGACATAGTCTCAGACCCGACATCTGCAATTGTCTATCTGCCGGGAGTGTTCCTTGCGCTCTTTGCTGTGTTGACCCTGAAGCTGCGGAAGTCTCCGTTCGACATCGCCACCTCGCACCATGCGCATCAGGAGCTGGTGAAGGGAGTGACGTCGTCACTGTCGGGCAGGACACTTGCAAAGGTCGAGCTTGCCCACTGGTATGAGACGATCATTCTCCTTGCGATGATGCTTCTGTTCTTTGCGGCAAACCCGGTTCTCGGTATTATCGTCGTTGTCATCTGTTACTTCCTTGAGATTCTGATGGACAATCTGTTCCCGCGGGTTACCTGGAAGATGACGATGAAGAGTTTGTGGACGGTAACGCTGATTCTCGGTGCGGCAAATATTGCCGTGCTTGGTATTCTCGGAGGTGTGATGGTATGA
- a CDS encoding hydroxymethylglutaryl-CoA synthase, protein MVGIITYGAYVPSYRIKVEEIARVWGANAAEITGGLGVREKAVPDYDENTATFAVESTRSALARRPVDPKEIKAVYVGSESHPYAVKPTAVTVGEAIGATPVMTAADYEFACKAGTAGIQTAMGLVSSGMMKYAVAVGADTAQGAPGDALEYTAAAGGASYIIGNDDPIAVINHTCSFTSDTPDFWRREGEDYPRHGGRFSGEPGYFKHVIGCANMMLEDMGTKPADYDYAVFHQPNAKFPQKAAASLGFTPEQIKTGLLVPRLGNTYSGAVPLGLAAILDVAKPGEKIFVTSYGSGSGSDAFDITVTDAILSKIDRSKGPSVESMLAKAKYLDYAVYARHKGKIKV, encoded by the coding sequence ATGGTAGGAATCATTACCTATGGGGCATACGTCCCCAGTTACCGGATTAAGGTCGAGGAGATCGCACGCGTCTGGGGCGCCAACGCCGCAGAGATCACCGGCGGTCTTGGCGTTCGCGAGAAAGCCGTACCCGACTACGATGAAAACACCGCAACCTTTGCGGTTGAATCCACCCGCAGTGCTCTTGCCCGCAGACCGGTTGATCCAAAAGAGATCAAAGCGGTCTATGTCGGCTCTGAGTCGCACCCGTACGCTGTCAAGCCGACTGCCGTCACGGTTGGTGAAGCTATCGGCGCAACGCCGGTTATGACCGCGGCAGACTACGAGTTCGCCTGCAAAGCAGGAACCGCAGGTATTCAGACTGCAATGGGTCTGGTCTCCTCCGGCATGATGAAGTATGCCGTTGCTGTTGGTGCCGACACAGCGCAGGGTGCTCCGGGCGATGCCCTTGAGTACACTGCGGCAGCTGGAGGAGCCTCCTACATCATCGGCAACGATGATCCGATCGCAGTCATCAACCACACCTGCTCGTTTACCAGCGACACGCCTGACTTCTGGCGCCGCGAAGGAGAGGACTATCCCCGTCACGGCGGAAGATTCTCCGGCGAACCTGGATACTTCAAGCATGTGATCGGCTGTGCCAACATGATGCTTGAGGATATGGGGACCAAACCCGCAGACTATGATTATGCGGTGTTCCACCAGCCGAACGCAAAGTTCCCGCAGAAGGCTGCAGCATCGCTTGGGTTCACACCTGAACAGATCAAGACCGGTCTTCTTGTGCCAAGACTCGGCAACACCTACAGCGGTGCTGTCCCTCTCGGCCTTGCAGCAATTCTTGACGTTGCAAAACCGGGCGAGAAGATCTTTGTCACCAGCTACGGCAGCGGTTCAGGATCAGATGCGTTCGACATCACCGTGACCGATGCAATCCTTTCCAAGATCGATCGCAGCAAAGGACCTTCGGTTGAGTCGATGCTTGCCAAGGCAAAGTATCTGGACTATGCAGTGTATGCACGCCACAAAGGAAAGATCAAGGTGTGA
- a CDS encoding thiolase domain-containing protein: protein MREVAVIGAGITAFGELWDTSFRDMCAEAGVKALEDANVVGEQIDAMFVGSMSAGRFIGQEHVGALVADYVGLGGDLHVPATRVEAACASGGLAFRQAVAAVASGMSDIVVAAGVEKMTDVADATDVLAGAADREWESFAGATFPGLYAMIACDYMNKYGLTREQLAQVAVKNHYHGARNPYAQFRSEITQSTVLKSTLVASPLRLFDCSPVSDGAAAVIVCPLDRAKEFTDTPIKVLASAQAGDTIALHDRPDFSTMGATVAAGNSAFKQAKLERKAVNFVEVHDCFTIAELCAIEDLGFVQKGTAGKFTEEGQTQIGGKLPVNTSGGLKSCGHPVGATGIKQVWEAVQQLRGEAGKRQVDGAEIGMTQNVGGTGATVVSHIFGRV, encoded by the coding sequence ATGAGAGAAGTAGCAGTTATTGGTGCCGGTATCACGGCATTTGGAGAGCTTTGGGACACCTCGTTCCGCGACATGTGTGCAGAAGCTGGTGTGAAGGCACTTGAAGATGCAAACGTTGTCGGTGAGCAGATCGATGCGATGTTTGTCGGTTCGATGTCTGCCGGCAGATTCATCGGTCAGGAACATGTTGGTGCGCTCGTCGCAGACTACGTAGGACTCGGCGGCGACCTGCATGTGCCGGCAACCCGTGTGGAAGCGGCATGTGCGTCCGGTGGTCTTGCGTTCCGTCAGGCAGTGGCAGCAGTTGCGTCAGGAATGTCCGACATTGTTGTTGCAGCAGGTGTTGAGAAGATGACTGATGTTGCAGACGCGACTGATGTTTTAGCAGGCGCAGCAGACAGAGAGTGGGAGAGTTTTGCAGGAGCAACGTTCCCGGGTTTGTATGCGATGATCGCATGCGACTACATGAACAAGTACGGTCTTACCCGCGAACAGCTGGCACAGGTTGCAGTGAAGAATCACTATCACGGCGCAAGAAATCCATATGCACAGTTCAGATCCGAGATTACTCAGTCCACTGTGCTGAAGTCAACGCTTGTTGCGTCGCCTCTGCGTTTGTTTGACTGTTCTCCGGTTTCTGACGGTGCAGCCGCTGTGATCGTCTGTCCGCTTGATCGTGCAAAGGAGTTCACCGACACGCCGATTAAGGTTCTGGCATCTGCTCAGGCAGGCGACACGATTGCCCTGCATGACCGTCCGGACTTTTCGACGATGGGTGCAACGGTTGCCGCAGGTAACTCTGCATTCAAGCAGGCGAAGCTGGAGAGAAAGGCAGTGAACTTTGTTGAGGTTCACGACTGTTTCACGATTGCTGAGCTTTGTGCTATCGAGGATCTTGGTTTTGTCCAGAAGGGAACGGCAGGAAAGTTCACTGAGGAAGGCCAGACACAGATTGGCGGAAAACTGCCGGTCAATACGTCCGGCGGTCTGAAGTCCTGCGGTCACCCGGTTGGCGCAACCGGTATCAAACAGGTCTGGGAGGCTGTTCAGCAGCTTCGCGGCGAGGCCGGCAAGCGTCAGGTTGACGGAGCTGAAATCGGTATGACCCAGAACGTGGGCGGTACCGGAGCGACGGTTGTGTCGCATATTTTCGGGAGGGTGTAA
- a CDS encoding NADH-quinone oxidoreductase subunit C produces MTTMEIIPTSPAGIEKTAADMKADGRRLVVITCTAAANDYDITYSFAKGNDLLHYRMTVPEGTVIPAIDASFGGAFVYENEIHDLYGFTFTNMALDFGGTFIRTSVPYPFKKKETPAPTVTKVSKEDAS; encoded by the coding sequence ATGACGACAATGGAAATTATTCCCACATCACCTGCGGGAATTGAAAAGACCGCGGCTGATATGAAGGCTGACGGACGCCGTCTTGTGGTGATCACCTGCACTGCGGCTGCGAATGATTATGATATCACCTACTCGTTTGCGAAAGGAAATGATCTTCTGCATTACCGGATGACGGTTCCTGAAGGCACAGTAATTCCTGCGATTGATGCATCGTTTGGCGGTGCGTTTGTGTACGAGAACGAGATTCATGATCTCTATGGGTTTACGTTCACGAACATGGCGCTTGACTTTGGCGGGACGTTCATCCGGACATCTGTTCCGTATCCGTTCAAGAAGAAAGAAACTCCTGCCCCAACGGTTACGAAAGTTTCGAAGGAGGATGCATCATGA
- a CDS encoding NADH-quinone oxidoreductase subunit B family protein, whose amino-acid sequence MSSAGKSPWLMHYNASSCNGCDIEILAALTPLYDVERFGIINTGNPAHADIFVVTGGVNEQNKEVLKNLYDQIPEPKVVVAVGICASSGGVFRDCYNVSGGVDTIIPVDVYVPGCSVRPEALIEGVVKALGVLEEKRAAVDNGGLR is encoded by the coding sequence ATGAGTTCGGCAGGAAAGTCCCCCTGGCTTATGCACTACAATGCGTCCAGCTGCAATGGATGCGATATCGAGATTCTTGCAGCCCTGACGCCGTTATACGATGTGGAGCGGTTTGGCATTATCAACACCGGCAACCCGGCACATGCGGATATTTTTGTGGTGACCGGCGGTGTGAACGAGCAGAACAAGGAGGTTCTGAAAAATCTCTATGATCAGATTCCTGAACCAAAAGTGGTTGTGGCGGTGGGTATCTGCGCCTCGTCCGGCGGTGTGTTCCGCGACTGCTACAATGTTTCGGGCGGTGTTGACACGATCATTCCGGTGGATGTGTATGTGCCGGGATGTTCGGTGCGGCCCGAGGCACTGATTGAGGGCGTGGTAAAGGCGCTCGGCGTTCTGGAAGAGAAACGTGCGGCAGTTGATAACGGAGGTTTGAGATGA
- a CDS encoding Zn-ribbon domain-containing OB-fold protein, producing MTVARFWRAIPQRYNMVGTKCETCGAVFFPPRSVCPHCRRDGKIVEYQCSGKGKVMTFSVVHSASDQYSEMKPYVLAIVELEEGARMTTHVVCEPEEVYIGMPVKSVFRVLDREGSDGIIHYGTKFVPDVA from the coding sequence ATGACAGTTGCACGATTCTGGAGAGCAATCCCCCAGAGATACAACATGGTCGGCACGAAGTGCGAGACCTGCGGAGCGGTGTTTTTCCCGCCGCGCTCGGTCTGTCCGCACTGCCGCCGTGACGGTAAGATTGTTGAGTATCAGTGTTCCGGCAAGGGAAAGGTCATGACTTTTTCCGTTGTCCACTCGGCAAGCGATCAGTACTCGGAGATGAAGCCGTATGTGCTGGCAATTGTTGAGCTCGAAGAAGGCGCACGCATGACGACGCATGTTGTCTGCGAGCCTGAAGAGGTCTATATCGGCATGCCGGTGAAGTCGGTGTTCCGTGTCCTTGACCGCGAGGGCTCTGACGGTATTATCCACTATGGTACGAAGTTCGTGCCTGACGTGGCATAA
- a CDS encoding DUF169 domain-containing protein codes for MDSNIANELGSRFHPVVFLRTDTKPENAMQPRAGMKSGCVMPYFAQAAVKGRTAVFDRDTFLCAGASSGLCFGRAYDRWLPGGIDTFAAFFSHGLASAKDPELYEKVISFMPEKRQEMFRTGECMHYSQEIARKFIEEQMPNYDLPEKYAVYKPLAELKDGEVPLSVIFTVNPVQMSALMHLAGALPDGNGMACTSRASACQAIGSEAVRQGEKDVPNAVLGLTDLAGRLHSRNLIPNEYLTYAVPWKMFLAMDASAKENSIFQSHVWKELNKSN; via the coding sequence ATGGATAGTAATATTGCAAACGAACTTGGCAGCAGATTTCATCCTGTGGTGTTCCTTCGCACCGACACGAAGCCTGAAAATGCCATGCAACCGCGTGCCGGTATGAAGAGCGGCTGCGTGATGCCGTACTTTGCCCAGGCAGCGGTCAAGGGAAGGACTGCCGTTTTCGATCGTGACACCTTTCTCTGTGCAGGAGCATCGAGCGGGCTCTGTTTTGGCAGGGCATATGATCGCTGGCTGCCGGGCGGCATTGACACCTTCGCCGCATTCTTCTCGCATGGTCTTGCCTCGGCAAAAGATCCGGAGCTTTATGAAAAAGTGATCTCATTCATGCCTGAGAAGCGGCAGGAGATGTTTCGGACCGGAGAGTGCATGCACTACTCACAGGAAATTGCGCGAAAGTTCATCGAAGAACAGATGCCGAATTATGATCTGCCGGAAAAGTATGCGGTCTACAAGCCGCTTGCAGAACTCAAAGATGGCGAAGTTCCGCTGTCCGTTATCTTCACCGTAAATCCTGTGCAGATGTCTGCACTCATGCATCTTGCAGGAGCCTTACCGGACGGCAACGGCATGGCATGCACCTCGCGTGCATCCGCGTGTCAGGCAATCGGATCCGAAGCCGTGCGGCAGGGAGAAAAGGATGTGCCGAACGCAGTTCTCGGCCTCACCGATCTTGCCGGAAGACTCCACTCACGAAACCTCATCCCAAACGAGTATCTCACTTACGCAGTCCCCTGGAAGATGTTTCTTGCAATGGACGCGTCGGCAAAGGAAAACAGTATATTCCAGTCACATGTCTGGAAAGAGCTGAACAAATCAAACTAA